One genomic segment of Coffea arabica cultivar ET-39 chromosome 6e, Coffea Arabica ET-39 HiFi, whole genome shotgun sequence includes these proteins:
- the LOC113697157 gene encoding uncharacterized protein: MVTVNLGMLHYVLDHVYGAVLHRTKITPPFFSRGWGGNKLELFERMINQLFPNVEGQNWPPMLVEPIWKIVWESKAACLKEGVFKTPCDKELLSALPTESHHGRVAFLAPKFVSPHRMSCVVHLAGTGDHTFERRLRLGGPLLKENIATMVLESPFYGKRRPFLQRGAKLLCVSDLLLLGRVTIEEARSLLYWLDSEAGFGKMGVCGISMGGVHAAMVGSLHPTPIATLPFLSPHSAVVAFCEGVLKHATAWDALRDDLAMEKAAMTLEEVRDRMRNVLSLTDVTRFPIPKNPKSVIFVAATDDGYIPKHSVLELQKAWPGSEVRWVTGGHVSSILLHGGQFRKAIVDALDRLEWKEDPS, from the exons ATGGTAACTGTAAATCTGGGAATGCTCCACTATGTATTGGATCATGTATATGGTGCGGTTCTGCACAGAACAAAGATTACCCCGCCATTTTTTTCAAGAGGGTGGGGTGGAAATAAGCTTGAGCTATTTGAGAGAATGATAAACCAGTTATTCCCAAATGTTGAAGGGCAGAATTGGCCTCCCATGTTGGTTGAGCCCATATGGAAAATCGTTTGGGAATCCAAGGCAGCTTGTTTGAAAGAAGGGGTGTTTAAGACGCCTTGTGATAAGGAGCTTCTCAGTGCATTGCCTACTGAGAGTCACCATGGAAGGGTTGCTTTTCTTGCTCCAAAATTTGTTTCTCCTCATAGGATGTCCTGTGTGGTTCACCTTGCCG GTACTGGAGATCATACTTTTGAACGAAGATTGCGACTTGGTGGACCATTGCTGAAGGAGAATATAGCAACCATGGTACTTGAGAG TCCCTTCTATGGAAAAAGACGTCCTTTTCTTCAGCGTGGTGCAAAACTCTTGTGTGTGAGTGACTTGCTGCTACTGGGAAGAGTCACAATTGAGGAGGCTAGAAGCCTTCTGTATTGGTTGGACTCTGAAGCTGGGTTTGGAAAAATGGGTGTATGCGGAATTAGCATGG GGGGAGTACATGCGGCAATGGTTGGATCTTTACACCCTACACCTATTGCAACTCTCCCATTTCTCTCTCCACATTCTGCTGTTGTGGCATTCTGCGAAGGGGTGCTAAAACATGCCACTGCATGGGATGCGCTGAGAGATGACCTTGCTATGGAGAAGGCTGCAATGACCCTTGAGGAAGTGAGAGACAGGATGAGAAATGTGCTATCTCTCACAGATGTCACTCGGTTtccaatacccaaaaatcccaaaTCTGTTATATTTGTTGCAGCCACT GATGATGGATATATTCCAAAGCACTCGGTGCTGGAGCTTCAAAAAGCTTGGCCTGGCTCAGAAGTGAGATGGGTTACTGGTGGGCATGTCTCATCCATCCTTCTCCATGGCGGTCAATTTCGCAAGGCAATTGTCGATGCCCTTGACAGATTAGAGTGGAAAGAAGATCCTTCATGA
- the LOC113694531 gene encoding polygalacturonase inhibitor 1, producing MKTSFSAFTAILSLSLLLFLSLPSPSLAAAKCNADDKKALLQIKAGLNNPYYLASWNPNTDCCSWYALDCDSKTGRVIHITIFDDNKVSAQIPAAIGNLPYLEMLDMNRLPNLVGPIPSSISRLTRLNFLRLKSNGLSGPVPSFLGQIKSLTFLDLSFNKFSGSIPPSLTQLNLQGFDVSHNNLCGQIPQGGKLQSFASSAYDHNKCLCGSPLPAC from the coding sequence ATGAAGACTTCATTTTCTGCATTCACAGCTattctctccctctccctcctcctcttcctctcCCTGCCATCTCCATCTCTAGCTGCCGCGAAATGCAACGCGGACGACAAGAAGGCCCTTCTACAAATCAAAGCAGGCCTGAACAACCCCTATTACTTGGCCTCATGGAATCCAAACACTGACTGTTGTTCATGGTATGCTTTGGACTGTGACTCAAAAACTGGCCGTGTCATTCATATCACCATCTTCGATGACAACAAAGTCTCGGCTCAAATTCCGGCTGCTATCGGCAACCTTCCGTATCTGGAGATGCTAGATATGAATAGACTCCCAAATCTTGTTGGTCCAATCCCATCTTCCATTTCCCGCCTGACTCGTCTCAATTTCCTTAGACTGAAATCGAATGGGCTATCAGGGCCAGTTCCTTCCTTCCTTGGCCAGATCAAGTCCCTGACTTTCTTGGACTTGTCATTCAATAAGTTCTCTGGTTCAATCCCTCCTTCACTTACTCAATTGAACTTGCAAGGCTTCGATGTCAGCCATAACAACCTCTGTGGTCAGATTCCGCAAGGTGGGAAGTTGCAGAGCTTCGCTTCCTCAGCATATGATCATAACAAATGCTTGTGTGGTTCTCCTCTTCCTGCCTGCTAA
- the LOC113695407 gene encoding 3,9-dihydroxypterocarpan 6A-monooxygenase-like: protein MADIQGYIFLFLIWLISTVLLHVLFGNRKLSRLPPSPLALPIIGHLHLLAPIPHQALHKLSNRYGPLLHLFLGSVPCVVASSPEMAKEFLKTRENSFSNRPNSAVVDYIAYGSQGFSFAPYGPYWKFMKKLCMTELLGGRTLDLLLPVRRDEITRFMELLSRKSNAGEAVDVGAELIRLANNVVSRMAMSRRCSENENEAADIKTIIHEIAELIGKFNVSDFIWFCKNLDLQGFKKRIRDAAERFDVMIEKIIKEHQETRTKRRQNNDAGQQMKDLLDILLDISEDESSDIRLTRANIKAFILDIFAAGTDTSAITLEWALSELINHPHIMQKAVQEIDSNIGKTRLIDESDISKLPYLQAIVKETLRLHPTVPMLVRESSEDCEVAGYHIPAKTRLLVNVWAIGRDPNYWENPLEFRPERFVYEEGNVSKSRSDVRGQHFHLLPFGSGRRGCPGTSLALQVVQTSLAAMLQCFEWNVNGEGNGKVDMEEGPGITLPKARPLVCVPKARFNPLPI from the exons ATGGCCGATATCCAGGGCTACATTTTTCTGTTCCTAATTTGGCTAATTTCCACCGTTCTCCTCCATGTACTATTCGGAAATCGAAAACTTTCTCGCCTTCCTCCAAGCCCGCTAGCCTTACCGATCATCGGTCACCTCCATCTTCTTGCTCCAATACCCCATCAAGCTCTCCACAAGCTCTCAAATCGCTATGGACCTTTACTTCACTTGTTCCTCGGGTCTGTTCCTTGTGTTGTTGCTTCTTCACCCGAAATGGCGAAAGAGTTCCTCAAAACACGTGAAAATTCCTTTTCTAACCGACCCAATTCTGCTGTTGTTGACTACATAGCATATGGTTCACAGGGTTTTTCCTTTGCCCCCTATGGACCTTATTGGAAGTTCATGAAAAAGCTATGCATGACTGAACTTCTTGGAGGTCGGACGCTAGACCTGTTACTTCCAGTTAGACGCGATGAGATAACGCGTTTTATGGAGCTGCTATCGCGAAAATCTAACGCTGGTGAGGCAGTTGATGTTGGTGCAGAACTCATTAGGCTAGCAAACAATGTGGTATCAAGAATGGCTATGAGCAGACGATGCTCTGAGAATGAAAATGAGGCTGCAGACATAAAGACAATAATTCATGAGATAGCAGAGCTCATTGGGAAGTTTAATGTATCTGATTTTATCTggttttgcaagaatttggatTTGCAGGGATTTAAGAAGAGGATTAGAGATGCAGCTGAGAGGTTTGACGTAATGATTGAGAAGATCATAAAGGAACATCAAGAGACAAGGACGAAGCGTCGGCAAAACAATGATGCAGGTCAACAAATGAAGGATCTACTTGATATATTGCTCGATATATCTGAAGATGAAAGCTCAGACATAAGACTGACAAGAGCGAACATCAAGGCTTTTATCCTG GACATATTTGCAGCTGGAACTGACACTTCAGCCATTACACTAGAATGGGCACTGTCAGAGTTAATCAACCATCCACACATTATGCAAAAGGCAGTCCAAGAGATTGACTCTAACATAGGAAAAACCAGACTTATAGATGAATCAGATATTTCAAAACTTCCTTACCTTCAAGCTATAGTAAAAGAAACTCTGAGGCTTCATCCAACAGTGCCAATGCTCGTAAGAGAGTCAAGTGAAGACTGCGAAGTTGCAGGTTACCACATACCAGCAAAAACTCGACTTCTCGTTAACGTATGGGCTATTGGAAGGGACCCCAATTACTGGGAGAATCCACTTGAATTTCGTCCAGAGAGGTTTGTTTATGAGGAGGGGAATGTCAGCAAAAGCCGGTCAGATGTAAGGGGGCAGCATTTTCATCTGTTGCCATTTGGGAGTGGGAGAAGAGGTTGCCCTGGAACTTCATTGGCTTTGCAAGTTGTTCAAACAAGTCTTGCAGCAATGCTTCAGTGCTTTGAGTGGAATGTTAATGGTGAAGGAAATGGTAAAGTGGACATGGAAGAAGGACCTGGTATTACCCTTCCTAAAGCTCGTCCTTTAGTTTGTGTCCCAAAGGCTAGGTTCAATCCACTTCCAATATGA
- the LOC113694598 gene encoding polygalacturonase inhibitor, whose amino-acid sequence MKNSSSYSSAALLAFLCLLFLSLPSPSFCAHPKCNSHDKKVLLKIKADLNNPYHLASWDPKVDCCEWYALECDRNTGRVIALTIFAGNISGQIPPAVGDLPYLQNLEFRKLTNLTGEIPSTVTKLVHLTFLRLSWNHLSGPVPSFLSQIKALTFLDLSFNNFTGSIPPSLSELPNLLALHLDRNRLTGNIPESFGNFAFGNSVPDIYLSHNMLTGTIPRSFGGLNFSLRIDLSRNKLEGDASFLFGKNKTVQFVDLSRNLFVFDLSKVEFSENLIYLDLNHNKIFGSLPQSFTNLGLQFFNVSYNRLCGQIPQGGKLQSFDLYSYFHNRCLCGAPLPACK is encoded by the coding sequence ATGAAGAATTCATCTTCTTATTCATCAGCAGCCCTTCTCGCCTTCTTATGCCTCCTTTTTCTGTCTCTACCATCTCCTTCTTTCTGTGCGCATCCCAAGTGCAACTCACATGATAAGAAGGTCCTCCTGAAAATCAAAGCTGACCTAAACAATCCCTACCATTTGGCCTCATGGGATCCTAAAGTTGACTGTTGTGAATGGTATGCTTTGGAATGTGATCGAAATACTGGCCGTGTCATTGCTCTCACCATCTTTGCAGGCAACATCTCCGGCCAAATCCCACCTGCTGTTGGCGACCTCCCATATCTCCAAAACTTGGAGTTTCGTAAGCTTACAAATCTTACTGGCGAAATCCCATCTACCGTTACCAAGCTCGTTCATCTAACATTCCTCCGACTTAGCTGGAATCATCTCTCAGGGCCAGTTCCTTCCTTCCTTAGCCAGATCAAGGCCCTGACTTTCTTGGACTTGTCATTCAATAACTTCACTGGTTCCATCCCTCCTTCGCTTTCTGAGCTCCCTAACCTCCTTGCACTTCACCTAGACCGCAACAGACTCACCGGAAACATCCCTGAATCGTTCGGGAACTTCGCATTTGGAAATAGTGTTCCTGATATTTATCTTTCCCACAACATGCTCACAGGCACAATTCCAAGGTCTTTTGGTGGCTTAAACTTCTCACTGAGGATTGACTTGTCACGCAACAAGCTCGAAGGTGATGCGTCATTCTTGTTTGGCAAGAACAAGACCGTGCAATTTGTTGATTTGTCGAGGAATTTGTTCGTGTTTGATCTTTCCAAGGTGGAGTTTTCGGAGAACTTGATATATTTGGACTTGAACCATAACAAAATCTTTGGGAGTCTTCCACAGAGCTTCACTAATTTGGGTCTGCAGTTCTTTAATGTGAGTTATAACAGGCTGTGTGGCCAGATTCCGCAAGGTGGGAAGCTGCAAAGCTTCGACTTGTATTCTTATTTCCATAACAGATGTTTGTGTGGTGCCCCTCTTCCTGCCTGCAAGTGA
- the LOC113695855 gene encoding polygalacturonase inhibitor-like, giving the protein MKSSVGFILFLSFHLFLSLPYPSLSAHAKCNAHDKQVLLEIKAAFNNPYHLASWNPDVDCCGWYALDCDRNTGRVIALTIFAGNISGEIPPAVGDLPYLQNLMFHKLTNLTGQIPSAVTKLVHLRELTISWTNLSGPVPSFLSQLKNLTSLDLSFNDLTGSIPPSLSELPNLLDLHLDRNKLTGSIPDSFGRFAGNSPDLFLSHNMLSGPVPKSLGNVNFSIQIDFSRNKLEGDASFLFGKNKTIQFVDLSRNLFEFDLSKVEFPDSLTNLDLNHNKIFGSLPVGLTELNLQFFNVSYNRLCGQIPQGGKLQSFDSYNYFHNRCLCGAPLPACK; this is encoded by the coding sequence ATGAAGTCCTCAGTTGGATTCATTCTCTTCCTGTCTTTCCATCTATTCCTATCTCTACCATATCCCTCTCTTTCTGCCCATGCCAAGTGCAACGCACATGACAAGCAGGTCCTACTAGAGATCAAAGCAGCATTTAACAATCCCTACCACTTGGCCTCCTGGAATCCAGATGTAGACTGCTGCGGATGGTACGCTTTGGATTGCGATCGCAACACTGGGCGCGTGATTGCTCTTACCATCTTCGCAGGCAACATCTCTGGCGAAATCCCGCCTGCAGTTGGAGACCTTCCATATCTCCAGAACTTAATGTTTCATAAACTTACAAATCTCACAGGCCAAATCCCATCAGCCGTTACCAAGCTTGTTCACCTCAGAGAGCTGACAATTAGCTGGACTAATCTGTCGGGACCGGTGCCTTCATTCCTTAGCCAGCTCAAGAACCTCACCTCCTTGGACTTGTCATTCAATGACCTCACTGGTTCCATCCCTCCTTCGCTTTCTGAGCTCCCTAACCTCCTAGACCTCCACCTGGATCGCAACAAACTCACCGGAAGTATCCCAGATTCCTTTGGAAGGTTCGCTGGAAATAGTCCTGATCTGTTTCTGTCTCACAACATGCTAAGTGGCCCTGTTCCAAAGTCCTTAGGCAACGTGAATTTCTCTATTCAGATTGACTTTTCACGCAACAAGCTTGAAGGTGACGCATCATTCTTGTTTGGCAAGAACAAGACAATACAATTTGTTGATTTGTCGAGGAATTTGTTTGAGTTTGATCTTTCCAAGGTGGAATTTCCAGACAGCTTGACGAATTTGGACTTGAACCATAACAAGATCTTCGGCAGTCTACCAGTTGGATTGACTGAATTGAACTTGCAGTTCTTCAATGTGAGTTACAACAGGCTTTGTGGACAGATTCCGCAAGGTGGGAAGCTGCAAAGCTTCGACAGCTATAATTATTTCCACAACAGATGTCTGTGTGGTGCTCCTCTTCCTGCCTGCAAGTGA